Genomic segment of Mycobacterium sp. 050128:
CCGATCTGTACTTCGTCACCGTTCGCCAACACTGCCGAGTCCACCGGCTCGCGATTGACGTACGTGCCGTTGAGGCTACCCACATCGACCACGTGGAATTCGTTGTTTTCCAACCTGAATTCGGCGTGGCGGCGACTCACCGTCACGTCGTCGAGGAATATGTCGCTGTCGGGGTGTCGACCGGCCGAGGTGATGGCCTGGTCGAGCAGGAAGCGCGATCCGGCGTTGGGCCCCCGCTTGACGACCAGCAACGCCGAGCCCGCCGGAAGTCCTTCGACCCCGGAGACCGTGCTCTCGGAACCCGAATGGGCGGGCGCGTCCAGTTCGTTCAGGAAGTCGGCGCGGAATACCGAAGTTGTCTCCACGGTGACTTCGTCAGAAGTCTGGTCTTGCGAACTTCCTGAGTCCATATCCGTCACGCGCTGCTCCTCACTGGCCGCTGTGGCGTTGTCTGACCGGGCCGTTCGGCCGGCTTCCCGCTAGGTTGGTGAACCCTGTATTGCCGATTACTTGCCTTCCAACGCTGATGTGTTGACCGTACCGCGCGGTGGTTCCGAATGCGCTAGCCACCGGCTGGATCGCTAACCGATCGTTTGGCCCCCGTGGCAGGGACATTAGCAACCGTCACTCGGTCAATGTGCCGCGGTAGGCCTCGGCATCGAGCAGCCCGGAAACGGCGGACTCCAACTCAGCGCCGTCCGAGACCTGAATATCCAGCAGCCAGCCGGCACCGTACGGGTCGGAGTTGACCAGCTGCGGGTCGCCTTCCAGTTCGCCGTTGACGGCGGTCACCTTGCCGGACACCGGCGCGTAGAGGTCCGACACGGATTTCGTCGATTCCACCTCGCCGAAGGATTCGCCCCCGGTCACCTCGGTGCCGACGTCGGGCAGCTGGACGAAAACCACGTCGCCCAGCGCCGATTGCGCGAAGTCGGTGATCCCGACCCGCACGGTGTCGTCACCGCTCCGGCGAACCCACTCATGTTCGGCGGTGTAGTGCAGATCGGGCGGGATATCGCTCACGGCAATCCTGTTCTTTTCGGCGTCTCACTTGACGGGCTGAGCGTATTGGTGCGGTTTTGGTTGTCGCAAGGTGGTCACGTCGATGCGGTCGCCCTGCTGCACGGACATCTTCCCGCCGACCCGCTTGATGCTGTCCTCGGCACCCCCGGGAATGTTCATCGCAGCGGCCAGCGTGGGCGGATCGCCAATCGCCAGAATCGAATACGGCGGCGACAGCGCCTTGGTGTCGAGGGTCAGCGCACCGGGCGTGCCGACCACCCAGGTGTCGACACCCACCCGCACCGACTGGTGGCCGCCGTTGACCTCGATCGCCTCGGCTCCGGCGGCGCGCAACTCATTGATCACGTCGAGCATTACTTCGGGCGATATTCCTGGACCGGGGTCATCGATCGTGATGGTGACGCCGGGTCCGGTCGCGCCGACGGCGCCCACCAGGATGGACAGCGCGGCCAGCCGGGCCTGCGCGCTTTGGATCGCGGCCTGGTCGGTGTTGCCGGACGCCTGCAACGAATTCAGCGTGTTCTGCAGCTCGTTGACTTCGCCGTTCAACGTGCCCTCGCGCTGCCGCAACGAATCCAGCAGCACCAGCAAGTCTGCGGGGCGCGCAGTGTCCAGCGAGTCACCCGACCGGGTCTGGCGGACCTGGGTGACGATCGCGACGCCCAGCACCAGACAGAGCAGGACCGCCAGCGTTCCGAACATCAGCCGCGACCGCCCGCTCCGCAGCATCCCGGACAACCCGGTCCGGCCTACCGCCCCGATCTCGGGGCGCGGGCTGCGCGCGGGCAATTCGTGGCGACCACGCTGCGCTGTATCGTCGGCCCCGGGCTTGGCATCCTCGTGTCTGGTTGGCGCGTCCCGACTTTCGTCGGCCACGCCGTCGGGTTGATCCTGACTCATTTCCGTTACGCCCCGAACAGCCTGCGCCGCAACGCGGCGGCATTGCCGAAGATCCGGATGCCCAGCACGACGATGATGGCCGTGGACAACTGCGTGCCCACGCCCAACTGGTCGCCGACGTAAACGATCAGCGCCGCGACAAAGACGTTGAACACGAACGAAATCACGAAGACTTTGGGGTCGAAGATCCGCTCGAGGTAGGCCCGCAGCCCGCCGAAAACCGCGTCGAGCGCGGCGACCACCGCGATGGGCAGATACGGCTGGACGACCTCGGGCACGGCGGGATGGAAAACCAGGCCCAACACGATGCCGACCACAAGTGCCGCGATACCGATCATCCGAGGACTTTTCTCACTTGGGCCCAATCTGTTTGGCGAACTTGACTTCCCGGACCGATCCGGCCGGCAGCGACAGGCCGTCGGAGACGTTCACCGTGATGCCGACACCGTAGGAGACCTCCAGCAGCCTAAGACGCTGCAATCCGGGGCTGTTCTCGAAGACGTCCCGCATCCCGTTCGGCGGCCCGACCGCGAGGATCGTGTACGGGCTGCTGGTGGGGTTGTTGTCGACCAGGATCGCTCCCCCGGCCTGACGGATCGTTACATTCGGCCCGATGCGCACCCCGCCGATCGAGATCGCCTCGGCGCCGCTGGCCCACAACGAATTGACCACCAGTTGCAGATCGCGATCGAGGATGATTTGCCGGCTCCCGTTCACGCGCTGCTTGGACACGTCGGAAAGGTTCGGGCTGGCACCGGGATCGGTCACTGTCACGGTCAGGCCGGGACCGATGATTGCTGTGCTGGCCGCCGCCAGGCTGAGACTGTCCAGCCGGCTCAGCAGCCGCTGGCCCTCGGCATTGTCGGCCAGCGCGAGCCGTTGCACGTCGTCGACCTTGCTCGACAGCATGCTGCGCTGCTGAGCCAATTTCGTGTCGGATTCCTCGATCGATCGCACGCTGCGCGCCAGCAGCTGCTGAGCTGTACGCACACCCGGCTCGACCGAACGGGCTTGCGCGACCGCGGCGGCGAAAACCGTGGCGACAAGCATCGCCGCCAGGGCTTGCCAAAGCCAACCGAACACGCGCGTGCGCCCACTCTGCGGTGTGCCCTCAGCGGCGCGCCGTTCGGCGGCCGCGGCGTAACCGGGATCCAGATGCTCCGAGAGCAGCGCGCGCAACAGCGAGGGCACCGGGATCAGCGTGGGGCGCGCGGCGGCGTGCGCGCTACGGCCCGCGTTGGGGTCGTAGCCGCCGAGCAGGCGATCCGGTTCAGCCATGCTCACCCGGTTTGCGGGCGATCGGCGCTGCCGCGTGTTGGGTGACCTTGGGCATGCGCCGCATCACCAGGACCATCTGCACCGCGTACAGGGCGAATGACCACAGGTAGGCGTACATTCCCCAGATCAGAAAGCCCCAGCCGCAGGCGCCGATCACCCGGCTCCACAACGCGTCCCAGGTGCCCAGCAGCACGAGCGGGAAGCCGGACATCAATGCGAACGTCGCGGCCTTGCCGAAGTAGGTCACCGGCAGCGCGGACAATCCGCGACTGCGCAGCAGCGGCAGCGTGGCCGCGAGCAGCGCGTCACGCGCGACCAGGGTGATGACGAACCACCACGGCACGATGCCGCTGAGCGCCAGCACGACGGGAACGGTCACCATGTAGAGCCGATCGACCGCCGGGTCCAGCAGCACACCCAGCCGCGACGATTGATTGAGCGTGCGGGCGATCTTGCCGTCGGCCCAATCGGAGGCGCCGCTGAACATCAGGATCCCCACCGCCCAGCCGTTGGCGTGGGCGACCAACAGTACGTAGATGAACACCGGGATGAGCACCAGGCGCAGCGTGCTCAACAGGTTGGGCACTGTCAGCACCCGGTCTGGCGGAACCGGCTCCATGAGGCGTGACATTAGCTCGGTGACGATGTGGTCCGCACCGCGGGACGAGCCGCGCGGGGCCGTCTAGCGGAATACCCCGGGCAGGCTCAGGGTGGACAACGTGTCGTCGGACAGCGGGTTGTCGTTGACCATGTAGGTCCACGTCGACGTCGGTCGGGCCAGCTTGGACAGATCCAGGCCCGGCTCCTCCTCGAGGACGTTGGCCGTTTCGAACGTCTGCTGAGCCGCTTCGATCGCGTCGGCGGCCAGCGACGCGAACGCGTCGACCGCCATGCGGTGGAATTCGTCGAGCGGGTTCTGCCGGCCCAGCGCGCGCAGGTGAATGCTCTCGCGGATGTCGGCCAGATAGGCCAGGTGATCGGCCCAGCCGCGGTCGAGGTGATAGAGCATGATCTGTCGGCAGATCGTCTCGAGGCGTTCTTCCGAGATTTCCTCCGACAGCTCCTCATACCGCTTCGGGGCGAGTTCGGCGAGCTCTTCGCGCGCAGTTGCAGTGCGCAGCAAGGTGTTTCGGCGGTCCACGATGATGGCGCGCTGCTGGGCGATCAGCTGGTTGTAGCGCCAGGTATTGGCGTGCACGTCCAGCATCCGGCCCTCGGCGACCCGCTGGGCATGGTCGAGCAGCCCGGCCGCCTTGGGGCTGACGATCCGGCCGTCCTCGTCGGTCTGCTCCGGCAACTTGTTGCGGTCGAGGTTGGCCGCCACGACGTCGTCCTCCCAGCTGGAGAAGAACACCGACGAGCCCGGGTCGCCCTGACGGCCCGCGCGCCCGCGCAACTGGTTGTCCAATCGTTCGGTGTGATGGCGGCCGGTGCCGACCACGTGCAGCCCGCCCAGCTCCGCGACCCGGTCGTGGTCGGCTTCGTCGGATCCGCCGAGGCGGATATCGGTGCCGCGCCCGGCCATTTGGGTGGACACCGTGACGACGGCGTACTTCCCGGCCTCGGCGATCACCTCGGCTTCCTCGGCGTCGTTCTTGGCGTTGAGCACCACCGCCGCCACGCCGCGGCGGACCAGCTGCTCGTGCAGCTCCTCGGACTCGGCCACATCGCGGGTGCCGACCAGGATCGGCTGTCCGGTCTCGTGCACCTGGGCGATGTGCTCGACGACCGCGTCGTTCTTGGCCGCGGCGGTGATGTAAACCCGGTCGGTCTCGTCTTCGCGAATGTTGGGAGTATTCGGCGGAATTGGTGAAACGCCAAGCTTGTAGAACTGGCGCAGCTGCTCCCCGGCGGCCAGCGCGGTCCCGGTCATTCCGCACACCGTCGTGTAGCGGTTGATCAGCGCCTGCACCGTGATGGTGTCGAGCACCTCTCCGGTCTCGGTGGTCTCGATGCCTTCCTTCGCCTCGACGGCGGCCTGCAGGCCGTCCGGCCAGCGCTGCAGTTGCGCGATGCGGCCGCGCGAGGCGTTGATCAGGTGCACCGCATCGTCGCGGACGATGTAATGCACGTCGCGCTGCAACAGCACGTGGGCGTGCAGCGCGACGTTCACTTCGGTGAGCGTGGTGACGACGTGCTCCTCGGAGTACAGGTCGATCCCGCCGAGCGCCTTTTCGACCTTGCGTGCGCCGACGTCGGTGAGGTGCACGTTGCGGCTGTCGGAGTCGGTGTCGTAATCGATGTCCGGCGCGAGCTCGCCGACCAGTTTGATGATCTCGAGCCGCGGCGTTTCCCGGTGCGTGGTGCCGGCCAGCACCAGCGGCACCAGCGCCTCGTCGACCAGCACCGAATCGGCCTCATCGATAAGGGCCACATCGGGATTCGGCGACACCAGGTCGTCGACGTCGGTCACCAGCTGATCCCGCAAGACGTCGAAGCCGATCTCGTTGACCGAGGCGTACGTGACGTCGCAGTCGTAGGCCGCGCGGCGTTCCTCGCTCGTCGACTCGGCGGTGATCCAGCCCACCGTCAGTCCCATCGCCTCGATCAGCGGGCCCATCCATTCCGCGTCCCGGCGGGCCAGGTAGTCGTTGATGGTCACGACATGGACGTGCCGGCCGGCGATCGCGTATCCCGCGGCCGCGATCGCACCCGCCAGTGTTTTGCCCTCGCCGGTCGCCATCTCGATCACGTCTCCGTCGAGCATGCGCAGCGCGCCCAGCAGCTGAACGTCGAACGGCCGCAAGCCCGTTGACCGCTCCGCGGCTTCCCGGGCGATCGCCAGGAACTGCGAGATGTCCTCGGAGTCGGCGAGATCGTCGAGATTGAGCAACCCGGTGGCCTTGCGCAGCCGCTCGTCGGAGAGGCCGGCGGCCTTCTCGTCGTATTCCGAGGAGTCGGTGACCTGCGAGAGCGAGCGCGAGCGGTTCTTTTCCGTACTAGCGCCGAGCAGCTTCCAAAATCTGCTGCTCAGGCGGCCCGGTTGGGTGCGGGTTGTCTTTGGCACAGGTCAACGGTACGCGGTGACCAGCACACCTCCGGCTAGGCCGGTCGGCGACGATGCACTCCGCTACGCGGAGTGAGGTGGGGGTACCTCCCAGCCGCGCAGCGGCGAGGGGGCAAGCCGACCAATCAGGCCAGGTTTGATCGGCGCGGGTAAGCGATGCTCGGGTCGGTGAGCACGTTGACGACCGCGGGCAGGCCGCTGGCGAACGCGCGCTCCAGCGCGGGGCGCAGCTCGACGGGCGCCGAGACCAGCTCGCCGTGGCCGCCCAGGGCGCGCACCACCTCGTCGTAGCGGGTGCCCGGCCGCAGCTCCGCCACCACCGAGTAGCCGTAGATCGCTTCCATCGGATGCTTTTCCAGCGCCCAGATTCCGTTGTTGCCGATCACCGATACGACCGGAACCTGGTGGCGCACCAGGGTGTCCCACTCCATGCCGCTGAAGCCGAAGGCGCCGTCGCCCTGCAGCAGCACGACCTGACGCTCGGGGTGGGCCAGTTTGGCGGCCAGGGCGTAGCCGGGGCCCGACCCGAGGCAGCCGAACGGGCCGCTGTCCAGCCAGCAGCCGGGCTGGTAGCTGTCGATCACGCGGCCGGCGTAGGAGCCGAAGTCGCCGGCGTCGATGACCACGATGGCGTCGCGGTCCAGCATCGGCGCCAGTTCGGCGTACACCCGCATCGGGTGCAACGGAATTCGGTCGTCGCCCAGATCGGCGGTCTCCTGATCACGGGCCGCGGTCTCGGCCGACCGCAGCGCGGCGATCCAGTCTTCGTGCTCGGCGCCGCCGCGCCCGGACAGCGCCGAGAGTATGCCCGTCAGGTCGCCGTACAGGCCCGCCGCGATCGGCCGCGGATGCGCCCGATCGGGTTCGGCCCGATCCGCGACGACGAGCTGGGTTTCCGGTCCGAACACCTTGCCGAAGCCGAGCCGAAAATCCATCGGTACCCCGACGACGAGGGCGACATCGGCTTCGCCCAGCGCTTTGGCACGCGCCCGCGAGAACGCCAACGGGTGATCGGCGGGCACGACGCCGCGGGCCATCCCGTTCATCAGCACCGGGATCCGCCGCTCCTCGGCCAGCCCAAGCAGCGCGGCCTCGGCGTGTCCCCACCACACGTTGGTGCCGGCCATGATCACCGGCCGCCGCGCGCCGGCCAGCAGGTCCGCGGCGCGGTCCAGCGCGTCGCCGTCGGGGGCTTGCGATGGGGGCGGCTCGGTCAGTGCGCCGGGTCGGCCGTCGTCCTCGGAGACCGCGAACACGTGATCCATCGGAAAGTCGACGAATCCGACCCCCGACGGCGCGCCGACGGCGGCCCGCAGTGCCTCGTCGACCAGCCGGCCCGCGTCTTGCGCGGACTGCGCGGTGGCCGCAAAACGCGCCAGCGGTGCCACGAACGGCACGTGGTCGATCTCCTGCAGCGATCCCATGCCCCAGCGCTGCGCGGGTGCCCGGCCGCCGAGCACCACCAGCGGTGACTGGTTTTGCTGCGCGGCCGCCATCGCGCTCATGCCGTTGGTGACACCGGGACCCGCGGTCAGCGCGGCCACGCCCGGCACCCTGGTCACCTTCGACCAACCTTCGGCGGCGAAGGCCGCGGTCTGCTCGTGGCGGGTGTCGATGAGTCGAATGTCCTCGTCACGGCAGCCGTCGTACAGGGAGAACAGGTGGCCGCCCGACAACGTGAAGGCGGTGTCGATACCGCTGGCTTTGAGCCGCCGGGCGATGAGTCGGCCCGCATGGACAATCTGGCTGGACGGAGCGTCGATGCTCATCCTGGCAGCCTATCCGCCGGTCTCGGGTACCTTCGCGGGGAAGCATTCGCCACGAGGCTCCTCAGGAGGCCTCGATAGCAAGGAGACGTCGAAGTTGGGTCCCACGCTATTCAAGCCATCCATCGACTGGTCGTCGGCACTCGTGGACTCGTTGCAATGGGTCGCGATCGCCTGGGCGGTCGGCGCCGTGTGTCTGATCGTCGTGCTGACAGCATTCAGGTTCTTCACGCCCTGGGGCCGCCAGTTCTGGCGGATCACCCGCGGCTATTTCGTCGGCCCGGCCAGTGTCAGGGTGTGGCTGCTACTGGGGGTGCTGCTCCTGTCGGTGCTGCTTGCCGTGCGGCTCACCGTGCTGCTCAGTTACCAGGGCAACGACCTGTACACGTCGGTGCAGATCGCGGTCCAGGGCACGGCTGCCGGCGATGACACCGTCAAACAGTCTGGTATTCATGGCTTTTACATGTCGTTGCTGATTTTCAGCGTGTTGGCCACGCTCTACGTCGTCCGGTTCATGCTCGACATCTACATCACCCAGCGGTTCATCATCTCGTGGCGGATGTGGTTGACGGCTCACCTGACCGACGACTGGCTGGACGGCAAGGCCTATTACCGAGATCTGTTCATCGACAACACGATTGACAACCCCGACCAGCGTATCCAGCAGGACATCGACATCTTCACCACGAACGCCGGCGGCACCCCGAACAACCCGTCCAACGGGACGGGCAGCACGCTGCTGTTCGGGGCCGTGAATGCGGTCGCTTCGGTGATCTCGTTCGCCGCCATCCTGTGGAACCTGTCCGGGGACCTGACCCTTTTCGGTTTCACGTTGCCGCGGGCCATGTTCTGGACGGTGCTGGTCTATGTGCTGATCGCGACGGTCGTCGCGATTTGGCTTGGGCGCCCGCTGATTTGGCTTAGCTTCAACAACGAGAAACTCAACGCCGCCTTCCGGTATGCCTTGGTGCGGCTGCGCGACGCCGCGGAAGCGGTCGGCTTCTATCGCGGCGAGCGGGTGGAGCGCTCGCAGTTGTGGCGGCGCTTCACGCCGATCATCGACAACTATCGCAAGTTCGTCCGCCGGACCATCATCTTCAACGGCTGGAACTGGTCGGTGTCGCAGGCGATTGTCCCGCTGCCGTGGATCATTCAGGCACCGCGGTTGTTCGCCGGCAAGATCAACTTCGGCGATGTCGGTCAGACGGCAACGGCCTTCGGCAACATTCACGACTCGCTGTCGTTCTTCCGGAACAACTACGACGCGTTCGCCTCGTTCCGGGCGGCCATCATCCGGTTGCACGGATTGGTCGACGCCAATGCCCAGGGTCGCGCGCTGCCCGCGGTGCTGGTTAAACCGAGCCAGGACAAGGCGGTTGAGCTGGCCGGTATCGAGGTCCGCACGCCGGCGGGAGATCAGCTGATCGACTCGCTCGACATCGAGCTCGACACCGGCGACACGCTGGTGATCACCGGGCGGTCCGGCGCCGGCAAGACCACGCTGCTGCGCAGTCTGGCCGAATTGTGGCCGTACGCCTCGGGAACACTGTGCCGCCCGGACGGTGACAACGCGACGATGTTCCTCTCGCAGTTGCCCTACGTGCCGCTGGGCAGTCTGCGCGGCGTGGTGTGCTACCCGAACTCGCCGGATCACATCAGCGATGGCGAGCTGCACGAGGTGCTGACCAAGGTGGCGCTGGCCCCGCTGATCCAACGCCTCGACGAAGAGCAGGACTGGGCCAAGGTGCTCTCGCCGGGTGAGCAGCAGCGGGTTGCCTTCGCCCGGATTCTGCTCACCAAGCCGCGCGCCGTCTTCCTAGACGAAGCCACCTCCGCGCTCGACGAGGGGCTGGAATTCGCGCTGTATCAACTACTGCGCAGCGAACTTCCGGAGTGTGTCGTGGTCAGCGTCAGCCACCGCAACACCGTCGAGCAGCATCACGAACAAGAGCTGCAGTTGCTCGGCGGCGGCCGTTGGCAGCTCGGGCCGGTCGGCGAGGAGCCCGCGACGGTTTAGCGCGCTACGCGCCCGCGGCCTGTTGGGCCGCGTGCGTTCCGGCACGGCGGCCGAAGAACGAGCCCTCGCCCAGCTGGGTGCCGCTGGCGTAGCCCTTGCCGTCCTGGGCGATGTTGGACGCACAGGCCCCGACCGCGTACAGGCCGGATATCACGGTCCCGTCCGCGCGGCGCACCTCACCGTCCACGGAGGTGGCCAGACCACCGACTGTGAATCCGGCGTACATGGCCTTGCCCAATGACATGTCGAACGCGCCCCAAGGGCCTTTGTCCTGTGCCGCAAGGAATTCCGGCTGCTTGTGGAAATCGGGGTCCTCGCCCTTGGCGGCGAACTCGTTGTACCGGTCCAGCGTCGCGGCCAGGTTGCCCTCTGGGATGCCAAGGGCCGCTTCCATTTCGGCGACGGTTTCCCAGCCGTCGATCAGTGGCACCAGCGGCATCGTCGGATGTTCCAGGTGTGCCTCGTCGACGATCAAGTACGCGGCACTGTCTGGCTGGTCCATGATGAATCCGGACGTGCGGGAGTGGTAGCAATCCTCGGTGACGAACCGCTGCCCGAGCTTGTTCACGATGATCCCGGTCAGGAGAATCGACGGCGGGTACGGCGGAGCGGTGATGAAGATCTGGTCCATGTGCTGGGTGGCGCCACCGGCCGATACCCCCATCCGGATACCGAGGCCGTCGTCGTAGGTGTTGCCCAGCACGAACGGCTTCTCGGCCAGCTTCGGCGTGTACTTGGCTACCATCTCCGGGTTCATCACGAATCCCCCGGCGGCAATGATGACCGTCTTTGCTTTGATCGCACCGGTTTCGGTGAACCGCTTCCACGTCACCCCGGTCACTCGGGCTTCGGGGCCGGAATCATCCACGATCAGTTCCGTCGCGCCGGTCTCGTAGCGGATCTGCACGCCCAGGTTTGCGGCCCGCTTGAGCAGCAGGTCGATCACCATGCTGGCACCGCCGGTGTCACCGGGCACCGGCACCTTGTGGCCGCGTGGTGCCGGCACCGCCTGCTCCAGGAAGGGCCACACCTTTTCGTTGCCGGTGAACATCAATCCCTCGGTATTGGGCTGGATCACCGCTTTGCCCGGGAAGTAGCTGCGCTCGAACTGGAAACCCAGATCCTCCAGCCATTCGAAGTGCTCGACACTGCCGTCGCTGTATGCCCGAATCTTCTCCAGGTCGGGCTCACGAGATACCGCGACGAGGTACTTGTACATCTCCTCGGCGGAGTCTTCATGCCCGGTGGCCTGCTGGACCGCCGTCCCGCCACCCAGGTAGAAGTGGCCTCCGGCCATCGATGTGGTGCCGCCCGCCGCAGCGGCGCGCTCGAGGACCAGGACCCGCGCGCCGGCGGCTGCCGCGCTCACTGCCGCGCAGCCACCGCCGATGCCGAAGCCGATCACGAGCACGTCGACGTCGTCCGACCACGACGTCACTGTGTCCGCCTTGACCGTTGCTGGAATCTCGGTGCTCACCCTTGCTCCTGTTTGATGTAGTCGTAAAACGCCCTCATCTCGGGCGAGACGTACGCGATTTCCACAAACGGCACACCCGCCTGTGGCGCCGCGATATACGCGAATTGGATTCCGCCGGGCATCACGCCCTGCTGCACCACCGCGGCGCCGTGATTGGCGGCGTCGGCCAGTGCCGCGTCGAATTTCTCGGGGGTTTCGGCCTCCATGCAGATGTGGTGCAGACCTGGCCCGCAGTCACGAAGAAATTCACTATAGATGTTCTCCCCGCTGACTGGTTCGATGAGCTCCAGCTGCATGTCGCCGAGATAGCTCAAGGAGATGTGAGCGATGAAGTCGGCCGGCTTGCCACGGTAGCTACAGCTGTCCGGAGCAAAGTGCACGTCGGGTATCCGCACCCACTTCCGGACGCCTAACAGGCCGGTGAGAGCCGTTTCGGTGGCATCCAGATTCTGGGTAACCCAGGCGATCTGTATCGGTGATTGAACTCCAAGCGTCATCGTTTGGCAGGATAGCCCAGTCTGTCGGCCACCAGAAAGGCCTAGAAATTCTTTGCCGAAATCCGCCGCTCGGCACCCGGAAGCGCCGGGTGAACATGTTCTAATTCAGAACCCGACCGCGGGTCAGTGCTGGACGAGCATGTCCACCAGCAGCGCGAGCTGGGTGTTGAACACGGCTTCCGGATCGGTCAGGGTGTCGGCGCCGTATTGTCCGAACACCTCGAGGCTGATGGCGCCCACCACCCCGGCCCAGAACAAGAAGCACTTGGCGATGACGGCGTCGTCGCCGGGAAAGCTGAACTCTTGCCTGATCCGGTCGAAGTCCGACGACATCGGTTGCGGGACAACGGTATTGGTCAGTCGGATGTCGCCGGTCGTGATCCCGGCGGCGATGGCGTCGAAGATGGCGCCCACCACGCGGGTGCCGACTCCGCCGGTGCGTTCCGCGGGCGCGTGATAACCGGGGACCGGGCTGCCGTACAACAGGGCCCACTGGGCGGGGTGCTCCACCGCCCAGCGCCGCGCCGCCCGCGCGATCGCGACGACGTCGTCACTCCACACTTCGTCCGCGGTGTCGCGGGCTCGGTCCACCGCGTTGGCCAGGTCGGAGTAGGCGTCGATGAGCAGCAGGGTGAGCAGTTCGTCCCGGCTGGACACATACCGGTACACCGCCGAGGAAACCATGCCCAGGTCGCGAGCTATCGCGCGGAGCGACAGCCCGCCCGCGCCGC
This window contains:
- a CDS encoding ABC transporter ATP-binding protein/permease, producing the protein MGPTLFKPSIDWSSALVDSLQWVAIAWAVGAVCLIVVLTAFRFFTPWGRQFWRITRGYFVGPASVRVWLLLGVLLLSVLLAVRLTVLLSYQGNDLYTSVQIAVQGTAAGDDTVKQSGIHGFYMSLLIFSVLATLYVVRFMLDIYITQRFIISWRMWLTAHLTDDWLDGKAYYRDLFIDNTIDNPDQRIQQDIDIFTTNAGGTPNNPSNGTGSTLLFGAVNAVASVISFAAILWNLSGDLTLFGFTLPRAMFWTVLVYVLIATVVAIWLGRPLIWLSFNNEKLNAAFRYALVRLRDAAEAVGFYRGERVERSQLWRRFTPIIDNYRKFVRRTIIFNGWNWSVSQAIVPLPWIIQAPRLFAGKINFGDVGQTATAFGNIHDSLSFFRNNYDAFASFRAAIIRLHGLVDANAQGRALPAVLVKPSQDKAVELAGIEVRTPAGDQLIDSLDIELDTGDTLVITGRSGAGKTTLLRSLAELWPYASGTLCRPDGDNATMFLSQLPYVPLGSLRGVVCYPNSPDHISDGELHEVLTKVALAPLIQRLDEEQDWAKVLSPGEQQRVAFARILLTKPRAVFLDEATSALDEGLEFALYQLLRSELPECVVVSVSHRNTVEQHHEQELQLLGGGRWQLGPVGEEPATV
- a CDS encoding FAD-binding protein, whose amino-acid sequence is MSTEIPATVKADTVTSWSDDVDVLVIGFGIGGGCAAVSAAAAGARVLVLERAAAAGGTTSMAGGHFYLGGGTAVQQATGHEDSAEEMYKYLVAVSREPDLEKIRAYSDGSVEHFEWLEDLGFQFERSYFPGKAVIQPNTEGLMFTGNEKVWPFLEQAVPAPRGHKVPVPGDTGGASMVIDLLLKRAANLGVQIRYETGATELIVDDSGPEARVTGVTWKRFTETGAIKAKTVIIAAGGFVMNPEMVAKYTPKLAEKPFVLGNTYDDGLGIRMGVSAGGATQHMDQIFITAPPYPPSILLTGIIVNKLGQRFVTEDCYHSRTSGFIMDQPDSAAYLIVDEAHLEHPTMPLVPLIDGWETVAEMEAALGIPEGNLAATLDRYNEFAAKGEDPDFHKQPEFLAAQDKGPWGAFDMSLGKAMYAGFTVGGLATSVDGEVRRADGTVISGLYAVGACASNIAQDGKGYASGTQLGEGSFFGRRAGTHAAQQAAGA
- a CDS encoding VOC family protein, yielding MTLGVQSPIQIAWVTQNLDATETALTGLLGVRKWVRIPDVHFAPDSCSYRGKPADFIAHISLSYLGDMQLELIEPVSGENIYSEFLRDCGPGLHHICMEAETPEKFDAALADAANHGAAVVQQGVMPGGIQFAYIAAPQAGVPFVEIAYVSPEMRAFYDYIKQEQG
- a CDS encoding TetR/AcrR family transcriptional regulator, with the translated sequence MGKRQESREQIEARIVELGRRHLVDRGAGGLSLRAIARDLGMVSSAVYRYVSSRDELLTLLLIDAYSDLANAVDRARDTADEVWSDDVVAIARAARRWAVEHPAQWALLYGSPVPGYHAPAERTGGVGTRVVGAIFDAIAAGITTGDIRLTNTVVPQPMSSDFDRIRQEFSFPGDDAVIAKCFLFWAGVVGAISLEVFGQYGADTLTDPEAVFNTQLALLVDMLVQH